Proteins from one Phaenicophaeus curvirostris isolate KB17595 chromosome 16, BPBGC_Pcur_1.0, whole genome shotgun sequence genomic window:
- the GRIFIN gene encoding grifin → MALRFEALYPEGMCPGWSIVVKGETSSSTSMFEINLLCDPGDQIALHFNPRFSSSRIVCNSFLANHWGKEEVNSIFPFEAKEPFQVEIYSDQDYFHIFIDENKILQYKHRQKQLSSITKLQILNDIAISSVEIVKRGLY, encoded by the exons ATGGCTCTGAGG TTCGAGGCCCTGTACCCAGAGGGGATGTGTCCTGGCTGGAGCATCGTGGTCAAGGGTGAGACCAGTTCCAGTACAAGCAT GtttgaaattaatttgctttgtgATCCTGGAGACCAAATCGCTCTCCATTTTAACCCTcgcttctccagctccagaaTCGTCTGCAACTCCTTCCTTGCCAACCACTGGGGGAAGGAAGAGGTTAATAGCATCTTCCCCTTTGAAGCAAAGGAGCCATTCCAG GTTGAAATCTACTCTGACCAGGATTATTTCCACATTTTCAttgatgaaaacaaaatcttgcAGTACAAGCATCGGCAGAAGCAGCTTTCATCCATCaccaagctgcagattctcaaTGATATTGCCATTTCTTCAGTGGAAATCGTTAAACGAGGTCTTTACTAG